Genomic DNA from Gimesia aquarii:
CAGTCAGTTGGTAAATCGTCAGATGCTGGACCAATTGGCGGTGATAGCCGACAGACCTCAGGCTGATTCCACAGTTGTCAAAAGTTTGCAGAGTACCAATGAAGCTATCGTACGCGAGTTAAAAGTCCTGGCGGATTCGCAACGACCATCACGACCAGTAAACGAATTGGGTATGTCAGGAATGATGGGAGCGATGGGTGTGGGCGAAGGTGAAATGATGGGAGGTGGTTTTGGTATGGAATCAAAGCCGGCTGAACCCTCCAATATTAACCAGCAAATTTTGAAACAATTGGAGCAACTGAACCAAAAACAAAATAATCAAGAGAGTTCTGCTTCTGAAGGAATGAATCAAATATCGTTTCAACTGGTTCAGGATAACAAAGACAAAAAACCAGCCGTTGGCTTTAAAGGTATTTTGACAAAAAATGGTAATCAAATGGAATCGTTTTCTTTAGAGTCAGTAAGTACTAAAACCGGTAAGCTTGATTTTGGTAAACTTCCGTGGGGACAGTATTATTTTTATCTAAATGCTCCTTGGGGTGAAGTATGCCATGTACCGAGCATTACAGTAATTCCAGGAAGGGACTATACCCAGACGATTGTTTGCCCTGTAGCATCACCTCTAGAAGTACCTGTCCAGTTTAAAGTCAATTGGTCAACAAAACAAAATTCGGAAGATTGGTATTTACTGTGTGACTTTCGTGAATTAGTACATGTTGGTTATGGTCATGTATTAAGAGAAACAGCAAACGGTTTTTCATTCAACAGTACGCGTAAACTCGGTGATGATCTTTGGACGACTATTCAGAACCAACAACAGCAACCAAAAGGCGTTTATCTAATTAGTAGTGATGATCAGGTGAGTCTATGCCCCTTAGATCGAAAGGGGTATTATGAAAATATTGGTCCAGATTCTCTAGCTGAGAAAACTTCGATCAACATATTACAGGGGCAATATACTTTACCTCTGATATATTTGATTCCGAAAAAATATTTGAATAAGCTTTCTTCTTTAAATAAGTCAGCATCATACGATGTATTCAATTCGGTAAGAAAAGAAATAGTTAGATACGATCCATACCATAGTGAATCTCGAGGGATGAAATCTGGAACCTTTGGAGTTCTTAATACAGCGATCTTGATTCCTTCTCTCAATATAACGGATCCTATGCTGAATGACTCGTTTGGTAATTCTAAGAATGTGGCTGGAATTCAACTGCCACGTCGATTGGAATTTACTGCATCGAAGGATCAAACCAATCTCTGGGAAATCGAGCTACCTGATTTGAGTTCTCTTACTTCGAAAATTGATTCATCCAAAAATGTTCGATAATTGGAGCACACTGTTCTTTTATGATGAATCAATATTAAGGAACGCAAAGTGGTTTGGCCTGAGATTAGTATCGAGAATTTTCCTCCCGAGCGCGACGATGAGCCCTCCTCGCTCAGGCAGGATATTCTCGATGAACTGACCGATCACTTTGCCTGCGCCTTGAACAGAGAATTATTAAAGAACTCGGACCAGCAATTAGCACGAGAGCGTGTAATAAAACAGTTTGGTGATCCAGTTAAAATTGCGCACCAACTTTGGTTGGATGCTATGAAGGAGAAAATCATGTCCCAACGAATTATGACTGGTGTCTCTGTCGTGATGGCGGTTTGTTGTCTTGCTGTTGTGAGTATTTCCTGGATGCTATTCCAGGAGAGTCAGAGAATGAATCAGGAGTTACTCTCTCAAGTGGCAGCGATGGTTGATCGACCTGTGCCAGCCGCGACGACGACGATGGATCCGCAATTTCTAAAGCAGATGGAAATACTGTTAGAGAAGCAAGCGACTCAGGCAAATTCTGGTTCGGAAGAGATGAATTCGATTTTGTTTCAACTGGTTGCGGAAAGCAAAGAGGGAACACCATCCGCTGGTTTTAAAGGGTTTCTGTCGAAATATGAAGGTCAACAAATAGAATTTGCTGTCGATGCAGTCAGTGATGCAACGGGAAAACTGGATTTTGGAAAGCTCCCTTGGGGCAAGTATTATATGTCATTGCATGCCCCTTGGGGAGAAATTGTTGATTTATTTCAGATAACAACAATCCCCGGGCGAAAGTTTGAACAAACCCTCGTCTGTCCTGCAAAGGCACCAGAGGATGTTGCGGTGCAATTTCAAGTCAACTGGCAGAACAAGCCAGCGGGGGAAGAATTTTATCTGTTGTGTGATTTTCGATCTCAATCGTTCAACCGATCCAAGAAAGTGAAAGAGTATAGCTTGAGTTCATTCCGAGAATTAGGAGATCGTTCTTGGGTCTATTTACACGATCTAAGCCTAGAGTCCAGGGAGAATGTGTATTTGATTGAAGTTAAAAATAACCGAGCGACTCCCTGTACTCTTAATGCAGACGGGAGTATTGAAAAGATCAATTTGGAAAAATTGGTCTGGTCACCGACCGTTGAAATTTTGGAAGGCCAGTATTTGGCACCAGCGATATATTTGATACAGAAGAACGAACTCAGTCAATTAGCCGAGATCAATTCTATGGAGTCGATAAAAGTTATACGGTTTAAACAGAACGGTTTTGAGATACCGGAAGCCAGGTATGGGTTACCATTTGCTGGATTGATTGTTTCGCCATTTAAGAGACTCGAAATAGAACCATCAATGGTGGTGGACAAGACCCCTACAGAACTGAAGCAGATACATGGACTTCTTAAATATCCTGTCACTAAGACCTATTCTGCAACAAAGAAGAATCAACCCAATGTCTGGAAAATTGATATTCCAGATCTGTATCCAATTACTCAGGAATCTGGTTCATCGAATAGTGCCCTGTAACTGGAAAGAGTTTTGTTCCCGACTTGCCGATTTGCTGGCAGCTAACTTCGTAGACGAATTTTTCTTTGAGTTCGTTGACTTTCAGGCGAACCGTTTTCTGATCATCGGAAACAGTCACCTTTTCCACTTTAACTTTATAGCGGCCACTGTCGGGGCTGGCGTAACTGCCGCTCCAGACGCGTGTGTAGCCGGCGATGGTGTAGGCTTCTTTATTGGCTGCTTTCTTCACATCGATGGGTTTGAAAAACTCGAGTTCAAAGCCATCGGGAGTGGCTCTTAATTCTTTGATACCGTTCGGGAATTTTCCGTTTGGTGTCAACTTGGTGATTGAGCCGGTATTCTGGCCACCGAGCCAACCGCTGTCGTGGATGCTGCCGACATAGATATCCCCAGTTGGGCTAACGGCAACTGACATGGGACCGGTGAAATTTTTCTCATCGGGAGGTACGTCGGCCCGCGTGAAGTAATATGTAGCTCCTTGAACGGTATCCCCCACTTTCTGTGTCGTGAAACGAATCAGTAAACGGTGATTGTATTCACAGCCCAGACCATGATCGAAAAGAGCCGGATTGGGGAACTGTTTCGGAATACACGTCAAGCCGTTAACGCTGCGCGTCCAGGGATGGGGCACTTGAATCGCGGCTCTTGTCTCTTTCAGATTCTGCTTAGTGCGTAAATCAGATTGACTGGGCACGCCATAGGCTTTACCAGACATCAGGAAATTAATTTCGTTAAAGGTATTTTGCACTCCCTGTTGATCGGAAACGAAAATTTCGTCTTTGGAGTTGATGCCGAGGCCGATGGGATAGCGGAAGGCGTGTCCCAATGGTTCAATCTTACCATTATAACTGATCTTAAGAATTTTACCTCGCCAACGAATCTGGT
This window encodes:
- a CDS encoding DUF1700 domain-containing protein, with amino-acid sequence MVWPEVSIEDFPPRRDDEPASLRQDILDELTDHFVCAFNRELLKNSDERLAQKRVIKKFGDPVKIARQLWFDAMKERIMSQRIMTGISAVMAVCSIAVVGIAWILMRDSQLVNRQMLDQLAVIADRPQADSTVVKSLQSTNEAIVRELKVLADSQRPSRPVNELGMSGMMGAMGVGEGEMMGGGFGMESKPAEPSNINQQILKQLEQLNQKQNNQESSASEGMNQISFQLVQDNKDKKPAVGFKGILTKNGNQMESFSLESVSTKTGKLDFGKLPWGQYYFYLNAPWGEVCHVPSITVIPGRDYTQTIVCPVASPLEVPVQFKVNWSTKQNSEDWYLLCDFRELVHVGYGHVLRETANGFSFNSTRKLGDDLWTTIQNQQQQPKGVYLISSDDQVSLCPLDRKGYYENIGPDSLAEKTSINILQGQYTLPLIYLIPKKYLNKLSSLNKSASYDVFNSVRKEIVRYDPYHSESRGMKSGTFGVLNTAILIPSLNITDPMLNDSFGNSKNVAGIQLPRRLEFTASKDQTNLWEIELPDLSSLTSKIDSSKNVR